One Microbacterium sp. zg-B96 genomic region harbors:
- a CDS encoding PhoH family protein: protein MAHTAIADDQDLRTYVLDTSVLLSDPRAFFRFAEHSVVIPVVVITELEGKRHDPEIGYFARQALRHLDELRVEHGRLDFPVPVGTGGTLRVELTNTDPSILPVGIRLGDNDTRILAVALHLAHAGQEVTVVSKDLPMRVKAASLGIPAEEYLAEQAVDSGWTGISTLDVSGDDISDLYETEIATSDEVAGLPVNTGLIIHSERGSALGRVTGDGGYRLVRGDREVFGLHGRSAEQRIAIDLLLDPEVGIVSLGGRAGTGKSALALCAGLEAVLERQQQKRIIVFRPLFAVGGQELGYLPGDQQEKMNPWGQAVFDTLGSIVSGNVVEEVIARGILEVLPLTHIRGRSLHDAFVIVDEAQSLERNVLLTVLSRVGQNSRVVLTHDVAQRDNLRVGRHDGIASVIETLKGHDLFGHVTLTRSERSAIAALVTDLLEAAEMG from the coding sequence ATCGCACACACCGCCATCGCGGATGATCAGGATCTTCGTACCTACGTGCTCGACACGTCGGTGCTCCTGAGCGATCCGCGAGCCTTCTTCCGTTTCGCGGAGCATTCGGTCGTCATCCCTGTCGTCGTGATCACCGAGCTCGAGGGCAAACGCCATGATCCGGAGATCGGCTATTTCGCCCGGCAGGCGCTGCGCCACCTCGATGAGCTGCGTGTCGAGCACGGCCGGCTCGACTTCCCCGTGCCGGTCGGCACCGGCGGCACGTTGCGGGTCGAACTGACCAACACCGACCCGTCGATCCTGCCGGTGGGCATTCGCCTCGGCGACAACGACACCCGCATCCTCGCCGTCGCACTGCATCTCGCACATGCGGGGCAGGAAGTGACGGTGGTGTCCAAGGACCTGCCGATGCGCGTGAAGGCCGCGTCCCTCGGCATTCCCGCCGAGGAATACCTCGCCGAGCAGGCCGTCGACTCCGGCTGGACGGGCATCTCCACACTCGATGTCTCGGGTGACGATATCAGCGACCTGTACGAGACGGAGATCGCCACGAGCGACGAGGTGGCGGGGCTGCCGGTGAACACCGGCCTGATCATCCATTCCGAGCGGGGATCAGCGCTCGGCCGCGTCACCGGCGACGGCGGATACCGGCTGGTGCGCGGTGACCGGGAGGTGTTCGGCCTGCACGGCCGCTCCGCCGAGCAGCGCATTGCGATCGACCTGCTGCTGGACCCGGAGGTCGGGATCGTGTCCCTGGGCGGCCGGGCAGGCACGGGCAAGTCGGCGCTCGCGCTGTGCGCGGGGCTGGAGGCGGTGCTCGAGCGACAGCAGCAGAAGCGCATCATCGTGTTCCGCCCGTTGTTCGCTGTGGGCGGACAAGAGCTCGGCTATCTGCCGGGGGACCAGCAGGAGAAGATGAACCCGTGGGGGCAGGCGGTGTTCGACACCCTCGGCTCGATCGTCTCGGGCAACGTCGTCGAAGAGGTCATCGCCCGCGGCATCCTCGAGGTGCTGCCGCTGACCCACATCCGCGGCCGCTCGCTGCATGACGCCTTCGTGATCGTCGACGAGGCGCAGTCACTGGAGCGCAACGTGCTGCTGACGGTGCTCAGCCGGGTGGGACAGAACTCCCGCGTCGTGCTCACCCACGATGTGGCGCAACGCGACAACCTGCGCGTGGGCCGCCACGACGGCATCGCGTCGGTGATCGAGACGCTGAAGGGGCACGACCTGTTCGGTCACGTCACCCTCACCCGCTCGGAGCGCTCCGCGATCGCGGCCCTCGTGACAGACCTGCTGGAAGCGGCGGAAATGGGCTGA
- a CDS encoding aminotransferase class V-fold PLP-dependent enzyme: protein MTGLESFLDSFDAEPGYLDWAAFGPLSPSVRAEAHADAELLSAGRPSGIDLVFSRADEARALLADLLGTTAERVTLQPSTTHGLQQAMYGLSGAVLMSSREFPSLTVTAQRASALGGAQPQWLDIPDGFVTPEAIRDGLTDDTTAVAVSVVDYRTGYLADLTALRDVIGDRLLIVDAMQGFGVVDADWGAADVVVANGYKWLRAGRGTGFAAFSDRALERITPVLSGFAAAGGVLGTFPVSSPVEGAQAFSVTFPDHLATARLATAVRDVRDVGVAQIAEVVRQRADDIATVAEQFGLPIVTPRNRQRHAGIVSLAPSPDDTAPLAAALANHGIAASLRSGLVRIGAHAGTGAESVRLLTDALAEFAGSRRHG from the coding sequence ATGACCGGGCTGGAGTCGTTTCTGGATTCGTTCGACGCGGAGCCGGGGTATCTCGACTGGGCCGCGTTCGGGCCGCTGTCCCCGTCGGTGCGCGCAGAGGCGCACGCCGATGCCGAGCTGCTGAGCGCGGGGCGCCCCAGCGGCATCGATCTGGTTTTCTCGCGCGCCGACGAGGCCCGCGCGCTGCTGGCGGATCTGCTGGGCACGACCGCTGAGCGCGTGACACTGCAGCCGTCGACCACCCACGGTCTGCAGCAGGCCATGTACGGGCTGTCCGGTGCGGTGCTGATGTCGTCCCGCGAGTTCCCGAGTCTCACGGTTACGGCGCAGCGCGCGAGCGCGCTCGGCGGTGCACAACCCCAATGGCTCGACATCCCGGACGGATTCGTCACGCCCGAGGCCATCCGCGACGGGCTCACCGACGACACCACCGCGGTCGCCGTCAGCGTGGTGGATTACCGCACCGGCTATCTCGCCGATCTGACCGCGCTGCGCGATGTGATCGGGGACCGGCTGCTGATCGTGGATGCCATGCAGGGCTTCGGCGTCGTCGACGCCGACTGGGGTGCCGCGGACGTCGTGGTCGCCAACGGCTACAAGTGGCTGCGGGCCGGGCGGGGCACCGGCTTCGCCGCATTCTCCGATCGCGCCCTGGAGCGGATCACGCCGGTGCTGTCGGGGTTCGCCGCGGCCGGCGGTGTGCTCGGGACCTTCCCGGTCTCGTCCCCTGTTGAGGGCGCGCAGGCGTTCTCGGTGACCTTCCCCGACCACCTCGCGACCGCGCGGCTGGCGACGGCCGTGCGCGATGTGCGCGACGTCGGGGTCGCGCAGATCGCCGAGGTCGTCCGCCAGCGGGCGGATGACATCGCCACGGTCGCCGAGCAGTTCGGTCTGCCGATCGTCACGCCGCGCAACCGCCAGCGTCACGCCGGCATCGTGTCGCTGGCGCCGTCGCCCGATGACACCGCGCCGCTGGCCGCAGCGCTGGCCAACCACGGCATCGCGGCGTCGCTTCGCTCCGGGCTCGTGCGCATCGGCGCGCACGCCGGAACCGGTGCCGAGTCGGTGCGCCTGCTCACGGACGCGCTGGCGGAGTTCGCCGGCTCCCGCAGACACGGGTGA
- a CDS encoding isoprenyl transferase, with the protein MRGANEGRGLLYRLYSSRLRRQLAGATVPHHVAMMIDGNRRWARQLGYPSAAQGHRAGAAKMHEFLRWCDELKIPVVSLYLLSTDNLKKRDSQELSDLIEIIAELAEELSHEPGWRVRPVGRTDLLPPELARVLADVDARTRDNTGLHVNLAVGYGGRSEIVDAVRSIIAQHDDNGGSLEELAASLTPEQIGEHLYTGGQPDPDLVIRTSGEQRLSDFLLWQSAHSEFYFVEALGPDLREVDFLRAIRDYATRDRRYGG; encoded by the coding sequence ATGCGCGGGGCGAACGAGGGGCGTGGCCTTCTCTACCGGTTGTACAGTTCCCGCTTGCGTCGTCAGTTGGCCGGTGCGACCGTGCCTCACCATGTGGCGATGATGATCGACGGCAACCGTCGCTGGGCGCGCCAGCTGGGATATCCCAGCGCGGCGCAGGGCCACCGTGCCGGAGCGGCGAAGATGCACGAGTTCCTGCGCTGGTGCGACGAGCTGAAGATCCCGGTGGTGTCGCTGTACCTGCTGTCCACCGACAACCTGAAAAAGCGCGATTCGCAAGAACTTTCCGACCTCATCGAGATCATCGCCGAACTCGCCGAGGAACTCTCGCACGAACCCGGCTGGCGGGTGCGACCGGTGGGACGCACCGACCTGCTGCCGCCGGAACTGGCCCGAGTGCTCGCTGACGTGGACGCACGAACGCGCGACAACACCGGACTGCACGTGAACCTCGCGGTCGGGTACGGCGGTCGCAGCGAGATCGTCGACGCGGTGCGCAGCATCATCGCCCAGCACGACGACAACGGCGGGTCGCTGGAGGAGTTGGCGGCCAGCCTCACGCCGGAGCAGATCGGCGAGCACCTCTACACCGGGGGACAGCCGGACCCCGACCTGGTGATCCGCACGTCGGGCGAGCAGCGGCTGAGCGATTTTCTGCTGTGGCAGTCCGCCCACAGCGAGTTCTACTTCGTCGAGGCGCTCGGCCCGGATCTGCGCGAAGTGGACTTCCTGCGAGCCATCCGGGACTACGCCACGCGCGACCGCCGCTACGGCGGGTGA
- a CDS encoding hemolysin III family protein has product MPELPLIDAAAASAHAELKPTWRGWIHAATFPVAIVAGIVLIALAQGAPAKWASAVFMLTSLLLFGNSALYHRFHWEPRTMAMLKRIDHANILLLIAGTYTPIAVLALPTPKTVLLLSVVWGGAVLGILFRVFWIDAPRWLYVALYLVLGWAAVMYLGDLLHANVAMMVLVIIGGLLYTGGAIVYAIKKPNPWPGHFGFHEIFHVCTVLAFLCHWTACLLIALQPAFHQG; this is encoded by the coding sequence ATGCCCGAACTCCCGCTCATCGACGCTGCCGCTGCCAGCGCGCACGCGGAACTCAAGCCGACATGGCGCGGCTGGATCCATGCCGCCACGTTCCCGGTCGCCATCGTCGCCGGGATCGTGCTGATCGCACTGGCACAGGGCGCGCCGGCCAAGTGGGCATCGGCGGTGTTCATGCTCACGTCGCTGCTGCTGTTCGGCAATTCGGCGCTGTACCACCGCTTCCACTGGGAACCGCGGACCATGGCGATGCTCAAGCGCATCGACCACGCCAATATCCTGCTGCTCATCGCCGGGACCTACACCCCGATCGCCGTGCTGGCACTGCCGACGCCCAAGACGGTGCTGTTGCTGTCGGTGGTATGGGGCGGCGCCGTGCTCGGCATCCTGTTCCGCGTCTTCTGGATCGACGCACCCCGGTGGCTGTACGTCGCGCTGTACCTGGTGCTGGGGTGGGCAGCGGTGATGTACCTCGGCGACCTGCTGCATGCCAACGTCGCCATGATGGTGCTCGTCATCATCGGCGGGCTGCTCTACACCGGCGGGGCGATCGTCTACGCGATCAAGAAACCCAACCCGTGGCCGGGGCACTTCGGGTTCCACGAGATCTTCCACGTGTGCACCGTGCTGGCATTCCTGTGCCACTGGACCGCCTGCCTGCTCATCGCACTGCAGCCGGCGTTCCACCAGGGCTGA
- a CDS encoding DUF4307 domain-containing protein, with protein sequence MTTQQLLDERYGRRTSRRATRAWWITVAIVAVAATTALGWSTVATSMASVDADATGYEVVDERTVTVTYQVVAPTDATVACALEAQDVEHGVVGWRVVEHAVQAGQAQAFTDTIPTVAGATTGLLNSCWFA encoded by the coding sequence ATGACGACGCAGCAACTGCTGGACGAGCGATACGGACGTCGCACCTCCCGCCGCGCCACGCGGGCCTGGTGGATCACGGTCGCCATCGTCGCCGTGGCCGCCACCACGGCGCTGGGCTGGTCCACGGTCGCCACGAGCATGGCATCGGTTGACGCGGATGCCACCGGGTACGAAGTCGTCGACGAGCGCACCGTCACCGTCACCTACCAGGTGGTCGCGCCCACCGACGCGACCGTCGCGTGTGCGCTGGAGGCGCAGGACGTCGAACACGGCGTAGTGGGCTGGCGGGTCGTGGAGCACGCGGTGCAGGCCGGTCAGGCGCAGGCGTTCACCGACACCATCCCCACCGTCGCGGGCGCGACGACTGGTTTGCTCAACTCCTGCTGGTTCGCGTAG
- the greA gene encoding transcription elongation factor GreA — protein sequence MSTDAPETFLTQDAYDRLVAELEHLSTTGREEIAKRIESAREEGDLKENGGYHAAKDEQGKQEARIRTLQHLLKTATVSEAPQSTGVVQPGTVITAIVAGGEEVFLLGNREIAANSELDVYSEASPLGLAILGLKEGDSTKYTAPNGREIPVEIVSVQTYTGQ from the coding sequence GTGTCCACCGACGCCCCCGAGACCTTCCTCACCCAGGACGCCTACGACCGCCTCGTCGCCGAGCTGGAGCACCTGTCGACCACGGGCCGCGAAGAGATCGCCAAGCGCATCGAGTCGGCGCGCGAAGAGGGCGATCTGAAGGAGAACGGCGGCTACCACGCCGCCAAGGACGAGCAGGGCAAGCAGGAGGCGCGCATCCGCACACTCCAGCACCTGCTGAAGACCGCGACGGTCAGCGAAGCCCCGCAGAGCACCGGTGTCGTGCAACCCGGTACGGTCATCACCGCGATCGTCGCCGGCGGCGAAGAGGTCTTTCTCCTGGGCAACCGCGAGATCGCCGCGAACTCCGAACTGGACGTGTACAGCGAGGCATCGCCGCTCGGACTTGCCATCCTCGGTCTGAAGGAGGGCGACTCGACGAAGTACACCGCCCCCAACGGGCGCGAGATCCCCGTCGAGATCGTCTCGGTCCAGACCTACACCGGCCAGTGA
- the ilvA gene encoding threonine ammonia-lyase encodes MTTPTLAEIEDAAEALRGVIVRTPLEESDHLSDLLGAPVQLKLENLQRTGSFKIRGATYRLSRLTAEERARGVVAASAGNHAQGVALAAQKLGIAATIFMPLGVPVPKLLATRGYGADVILEGDTVETPLRLAAEFAERTGAVLIHPFDHRDVIVGQGTIGLELWDDVPDLDTVIVGIGGGGLAAGVAAAVKGRAAAEGRTVRVIGVQAANSAAYPSSLAAGHPLAVETVPTIADGIAVARPGDVPFAIIRDLVDDVVTVTDDDIARALLLLLERAKQVVEPAGAAGVAAILAGKVHATGTTAVVLSGGNIDPLLLQRVVSHGLAASGRYMTLQIPLPDRPGQLARVSELLAIAGANVTEVLHTRHGQGLQISEVSLQLSVETRGAEHRAVVIQTLADAGYTPTILPD; translated from the coding sequence GTGACCACCCCCACCCTGGCGGAGATCGAGGATGCCGCCGAGGCGCTGCGCGGCGTGATCGTGCGAACCCCGCTCGAAGAATCCGATCACCTCAGCGACCTGCTCGGCGCCCCCGTGCAGCTCAAGCTCGAGAACCTGCAGCGCACCGGATCGTTCAAGATCCGCGGTGCGACCTACCGGCTGTCGCGGCTGACGGCCGAGGAGCGCGCGCGGGGTGTGGTGGCGGCATCGGCGGGCAACCACGCGCAGGGTGTCGCGCTGGCCGCGCAGAAGCTCGGCATCGCAGCGACGATCTTCATGCCGCTCGGGGTGCCGGTGCCCAAGCTCCTGGCCACCCGCGGCTACGGCGCGGACGTGATCCTCGAGGGCGACACCGTCGAGACGCCGCTGCGGCTGGCAGCGGAGTTCGCCGAGCGCACCGGCGCGGTGCTGATCCACCCGTTCGACCACCGTGACGTCATCGTCGGCCAGGGCACGATCGGCCTGGAACTGTGGGACGACGTGCCCGACCTCGACACCGTCATCGTCGGGATCGGCGGCGGGGGACTGGCAGCCGGCGTCGCCGCCGCCGTCAAGGGGCGCGCGGCCGCCGAAGGTCGCACGGTGCGGGTGATCGGCGTCCAGGCGGCCAACTCCGCCGCGTATCCGTCGTCGCTCGCGGCGGGCCACCCGCTCGCTGTCGAGACCGTGCCCACGATCGCGGACGGCATCGCCGTCGCCCGCCCCGGAGACGTGCCGTTCGCGATCATCCGCGACCTCGTCGACGACGTCGTGACCGTCACCGACGACGACATCGCCCGGGCGCTGCTGCTGCTGCTCGAGCGGGCCAAGCAGGTGGTGGAGCCCGCGGGCGCCGCCGGCGTCGCGGCGATCCTCGCCGGCAAGGTGCACGCCACCGGCACGACGGCGGTGGTCCTCTCCGGCGGCAACATCGACCCGCTGCTGCTGCAGCGCGTCGTCTCCCACGGCCTGGCGGCATCCGGGCGTTACATGACGCTGCAGATTCCGCTGCCCGACCGCCCCGGCCAGCTCGCCAGGGTGTCCGAGCTGCTGGCGATCGCGGGCGCGAACGTGACCGAGGTGCTGCACACCCGCCACGGGCAGGGCCTGCAGATCAGCGAGGTGAGCCTGCAGCTGAGCGTCGAGACGCGTGGCGCCGAGCACCGGGCAGTGGTGATCCAGACGCTGGCGGATGCCGGCTACACCCCCACGATCCTGCCCGACTGA
- a CDS encoding AI-2E family transporter gives MTGSEERPRNVFFDAVRRKSVTDDVTTALPRGLRVATAYSWRFLVIAAAIGVAIWLVIQLKLLVIPLLIAILVSALLWPVFGFMLRHRFPRWLAIVISLIGTIAVVGGLLWLAIWQITRQWSSVQASTVAAADRLRGYLIAGPLNLTGEQIDGFLEQGVDLLEQQVQLLWTGALAIGSTVGHVATGTLLAVFILLCFLADGAGIWRWTVRLFPERARAAVDGAGRAGWVTVVNYARTQLLVATIDAVGIGLGAFLLGVPLAIPIAVLVFLGAFVPFVGAVVTGALAVFLALVYNGPWIALWMLVVVLGVQQLESHVLQPLLMGSAVKVHPLAVVLVVAGGAMVGGIPGALFAVPLAAFVNVSWIYLSRRGWETGAPPRPDDLIWSTVPRDWRTPA, from the coding sequence GTGACCGGCTCCGAAGAAAGGCCGCGCAACGTCTTCTTCGACGCAGTGCGCCGCAAGAGCGTGACTGACGACGTCACGACCGCTCTTCCTCGCGGGCTGCGGGTCGCCACGGCATACTCATGGCGGTTCCTGGTGATCGCGGCGGCGATCGGCGTGGCGATCTGGCTCGTCATCCAGCTGAAGCTGCTGGTGATCCCGCTGCTGATCGCGATCCTCGTCTCGGCGCTGCTGTGGCCCGTCTTCGGCTTCATGCTGCGCCATCGCTTCCCCCGCTGGCTGGCCATCGTGATCTCCCTTATCGGCACAATCGCCGTCGTCGGTGGTCTGCTGTGGCTGGCGATCTGGCAGATCACCCGCCAGTGGTCTTCGGTCCAGGCCAGCACGGTGGCGGCGGCCGACCGGCTGCGGGGCTACCTGATCGCGGGGCCGCTGAACCTCACCGGTGAGCAGATCGACGGCTTCCTCGAGCAGGGGGTGGACCTGCTCGAGCAGCAGGTGCAGCTGCTGTGGACCGGCGCCCTGGCCATCGGCAGCACGGTCGGGCATGTCGCCACCGGCACGCTGCTGGCGGTGTTCATCCTGCTGTGCTTCCTCGCCGACGGTGCCGGAATCTGGCGCTGGACGGTGCGGCTGTTCCCGGAGCGCGCGCGTGCGGCCGTCGACGGGGCCGGTCGGGCCGGCTGGGTGACGGTTGTCAACTACGCGCGCACCCAGCTGCTGGTGGCCACGATCGATGCGGTGGGCATCGGCCTGGGCGCGTTCCTGCTGGGTGTCCCGTTGGCCATCCCGATCGCCGTGCTGGTGTTCCTCGGCGCGTTCGTACCGTTCGTCGGCGCCGTCGTGACCGGCGCGCTGGCGGTGTTCCTGGCCCTCGTCTACAACGGGCCGTGGATCGCCCTGTGGATGCTCGTGGTCGTCCTCGGCGTGCAGCAGCTGGAAAGCCACGTGCTGCAGCCGCTGCTGATGGGGTCCGCCGTCAAGGTGCACCCGCTCGCCGTCGTGCTCGTCGTCGCCGGCGGAGCGATGGTCGGTGGCATCCCGGGCGCGTTGTTCGCCGTGCCGCTGGCGGCGTTCGTGAACGTTTCCTGGATCTATCTGTCCCGGCGTGGCTGGGAAACCGGGGCGCCTCCGCGCCCCGACGATCTCATCTGGAGCACTGTGCCCCGCGACTGGAGGACCCCCGCGTGA
- a CDS encoding crosslink repair DNA glycosylase YcaQ family protein, with protein sequence MSTIRPAPRSATLRRDEARRMALAAQGFARPRPAVVGTRQLNLALARMATLQIDSVNVFARSHYLPLFSRLGPYDPALLERLLFARRGPYTEYWAHVASFIPTADWGLFAFRHEDLQVRYGQRADRWFHAHRGVVDDVRAQLAARGPLRPAQIEHAAKTAPTGAWWDWDVVKRSLEYLWLFGEVAVAGRRGFERRYGLVADVIPDAARVPVPRADAIRELVARAAAAYGVATATDLADYWRIADRAAVLQAVSDLVDAGTLEPVAVEGWERAGRALPAWRHRDATLPRRVEAATVLTPFDPLVWFRDRAERLFDFEYRIEIYTPANKRRYGYYSLPVLVGDDVVGRVDLKADRAGSTLLVQSAWWEHGRPGHAADRLAEVLRSAARWQGLERVSIGRWGDAADDVAAALGAAFRHDRPAVAEPVAATVEV encoded by the coding sequence GTGTCCACGATCCGCCCCGCTCCCCGCTCCGCCACCCTCCGCCGGGACGAGGCACGGCGGATGGCCCTGGCTGCGCAGGGATTCGCCAGGCCGCGGCCCGCCGTCGTGGGCACCCGTCAGCTCAACCTCGCCCTCGCCCGAATGGCGACGTTGCAGATCGACTCCGTCAACGTCTTCGCGCGGTCGCACTACCTGCCGCTGTTCTCCCGCCTGGGGCCGTACGACCCGGCGCTGCTGGAGCGCCTGCTGTTCGCGCGCCGCGGGCCGTACACCGAGTACTGGGCGCATGTGGCGTCCTTCATCCCGACGGCCGACTGGGGACTGTTCGCGTTCCGGCACGAGGATCTGCAGGTCCGCTACGGGCAGCGCGCCGACCGCTGGTTCCACGCCCATCGCGGGGTGGTCGACGATGTGCGGGCGCAGCTGGCCGCACGCGGCCCGCTGCGGCCCGCGCAGATCGAGCATGCCGCCAAGACCGCACCGACGGGCGCCTGGTGGGACTGGGACGTCGTGAAGCGCTCCCTGGAGTACCTGTGGCTGTTCGGCGAGGTCGCCGTTGCCGGGCGACGCGGGTTCGAGCGGCGGTATGGGCTGGTGGCGGATGTGATCCCGGATGCCGCTCGGGTCCCGGTCCCCCGCGCCGATGCCATCCGCGAACTCGTCGCCCGCGCCGCCGCGGCCTACGGCGTCGCAACGGCGACCGATCTGGCCGACTACTGGCGCATCGCCGACCGCGCGGCGGTGCTGCAGGCGGTGAGCGACCTGGTCGACGCCGGCACGCTGGAGCCGGTCGCCGTCGAGGGCTGGGAACGCGCCGGCCGGGCGCTCCCGGCATGGCGCCACCGCGACGCGACGCTCCCCCGCCGAGTGGAGGCGGCCACCGTGCTCACTCCGTTCGATCCGCTGGTGTGGTTCCGCGATCGCGCCGAGCGTCTGTTCGACTTCGAGTACCGCATCGAGATCTACACCCCCGCGAACAAGCGCCGCTACGGCTACTACTCGCTGCCCGTGCTCGTGGGCGACGACGTGGTGGGTCGGGTGGATCTGAAGGCCGACCGCGCCGGCTCCACCCTTCTCGTGCAGTCGGCGTGGTGGGAGCACGGCCGCCCCGGCCATGCCGCCGACCGGCTCGCCGAGGTGTTGAGGTCTGCGGCGCGGTGGCAGGGGCTGGAGCGGGTGTCGATCGGCCGGTGGGGCGACGCGGCGGACGACGTCGCCGCGGCGCTGGGCGCGGCATTCCGGCACGATCGGCCCGCAGTGGCCGAACCGGTCGCGGCTACGGTGGAGGTGTGA
- a CDS encoding crosslink repair DNA glycosylase YcaQ family protein has translation MAAPLRLSQRDARRLAVRAQLLSAPRPAGIIETVYALTSVNIEPTAAIMPSADHLLWSRLGWPYQPADLRRAVEVDRDLFEWDGAYRLMSDLPLFRARMARRPEYVRAREWLQANAAFHRDVLGRLRAEGPLHAADIPDTAAVSWQSTGWTHSRNSMQMLEILLAKGEVAVWGRDAKGRLFDLAERVYPSDLPEVADDDAHHELVERRLAAQGIARLKSMDDGAGVVAVVEGVAGQWQVDATALADPAPFNGRTVLVSPFDQVVFDRARLQDLFGFEYLLEMYKPASARRWGYFALPILHGDRFVGKLDAKADRKAGVLRVDAVHEDAGFDDGVREAVEQQIGDLAAWLGLDVQGLA, from the coding sequence ATGGCCGCACCGCTCCGGCTCTCGCAGCGCGACGCGCGGCGGCTGGCGGTGCGTGCTCAGCTGCTGTCCGCGCCCCGCCCCGCGGGCATCATCGAGACGGTCTATGCGCTCACCTCGGTGAACATCGAACCCACCGCGGCGATCATGCCCAGCGCCGATCATCTGCTGTGGAGCCGCCTGGGCTGGCCGTACCAGCCGGCCGATCTGCGCCGCGCGGTGGAGGTGGACCGCGATCTGTTCGAGTGGGACGGCGCCTACCGGCTGATGTCGGATCTGCCCCTGTTCCGCGCCCGGATGGCCCGGCGACCGGAATACGTCCGGGCGCGCGAATGGCTGCAGGCCAACGCCGCCTTCCACCGCGACGTGCTGGGGCGGCTGCGCGCGGAGGGCCCGCTGCACGCCGCCGACATCCCCGACACCGCCGCGGTGTCGTGGCAGTCGACGGGCTGGACTCACAGCCGCAACTCGATGCAGATGCTGGAGATCCTGCTGGCCAAGGGCGAAGTGGCGGTGTGGGGGCGTGATGCGAAGGGCCGGCTGTTCGACCTCGCCGAGCGCGTGTATCCGTCCGATCTGCCCGAGGTCGCCGACGACGACGCGCATCACGAACTGGTCGAGCGGCGGCTGGCGGCGCAGGGCATCGCCAGGCTCAAGAGCATGGACGACGGCGCAGGCGTCGTGGCGGTCGTCGAGGGCGTCGCAGGACAGTGGCAGGTGGATGCCACCGCGCTGGCGGACCCGGCACCGTTCAACGGCCGAACCGTGCTGGTCTCGCCGTTCGATCAGGTGGTGTTCGACCGCGCACGCCTGCAGGACCTCTTCGGGTTCGAATACCTGCTGGAGATGTACAAGCCGGCATCCGCTCGCCGTTGGGGGTACTTCGCGCTGCCGATCCTGCACGGCGACCGGTTCGTGGGCAAACTCGACGCGAAGGCCGACCGCAAGGCCGGGGTGCTGCGGGTCGATGCGGTGCACGAGGATGCCGGCTTCGACGACGGTGTGCGCGAGGCGGTGGAACAGCAGATCGGCGACCTGGCGGCGTGGCTGGGGCTGGACGTCCAGGGCCTGGCGTGA
- a CDS encoding M48 family metallopeptidase: MYSAIARNKRNTWFILIGFVLLLGGLGLLAGWLAGNNWWITAFVLVFAGGYATVQYFVADREALALSGAVAVSQQDAPRVHRIVENLCIATGTPMPKLYVVDDPAPNAFATGRTPEQASITVTTGLIDRLTDRELEGVLGHELAHIRNYDIRVSLVVFGLVVAVGLLADIGLRVAFFSRGGRGGNNRAQAVLMLFGLIAAILAPVLAAVVQSAISRQREYLADATSALTTRDPDALASALSKLDEYAQPLRRGNTSMAHLWIADPLRKGKIDRLFATHPPIPDRIERLQTMGGQF, from the coding sequence GTGTACTCCGCGATCGCGCGCAACAAGCGCAACACGTGGTTCATCCTCATCGGCTTCGTGCTGCTGCTGGGCGGGCTCGGACTGCTGGCCGGGTGGCTGGCGGGGAACAACTGGTGGATCACCGCGTTCGTGCTCGTCTTCGCCGGCGGCTACGCGACGGTGCAGTACTTCGTCGCCGACCGTGAGGCGCTTGCGCTGTCCGGGGCCGTAGCGGTATCGCAGCAGGACGCGCCGCGTGTGCACCGGATCGTCGAGAACCTCTGCATCGCCACCGGCACCCCGATGCCGAAGCTGTACGTCGTCGACGATCCGGCGCCGAACGCGTTCGCCACCGGTCGTACACCCGAGCAGGCGTCGATCACCGTGACGACGGGTCTGATCGACCGATTGACCGACCGCGAGCTGGAGGGCGTGCTGGGCCACGAGCTCGCGCACATCCGCAACTACGACATTCGCGTTTCGCTCGTCGTCTTCGGGCTCGTCGTGGCCGTCGGGCTGCTGGCGGACATCGGCCTGCGCGTGGCGTTCTTCAGCCGCGGCGGGCGCGGTGGCAACAACCGGGCACAGGCGGTGCTCATGCTGTTCGGGCTCATCGCCGCCATCCTCGCGCCGGTACTCGCCGCCGTCGTGCAGTCGGCCATCTCACGGCAGCGGGAGTATCTCGCCGACGCGACGAGCGCGCTCACGACGCGCGACCCCGACGCCCTCGCGTCGGCGCTGAGCAAGCTGGACGAGTACGCCCAGCCGCTGCGCCGGGGCAACACGTCCATGGCGCACCTGTGGATCGCCGATCCGCTGCGCAAGGGCAAGATCGACCGCCTGTTCGCGACTCACCCGCCGATCCCGGACCGCATCGAGCGCCTGCAGACCATGGGCGGGCAGTTCTGA